One region of Flavobacterium pisciphilum genomic DNA includes:
- a CDS encoding quinol:cytochrome C oxidoreductase translates to MYTFSSKLKTFSIILMALGLLGIGYGFLNAPKDIQEVEKILAAESESHGGHGEATHATAEPAHGAHAEATHDAAEPAHDAHAEGGKKEHAQVSAADEHNKHLTHVLHQLQNKPWSALYVASIFFLLLSMGVLAFYAIQQVAQAGWSPVLFRVMQGITAYLPVGSAIFFVILILCGLHFNHIFVWLGEGVTDPTSPNYDAIIANKAGYLNFPFWIIRAAIFLIGWNLYNYYSRKNCLAQDEAKDDLFYKKNFKLTAGFLVFFIVSESIMSWDWIMSIDPHWYSTLFGWYVFASFFVSGITTIALVTVYLKSKGYLEHVNTSHIHDLAKFMFGISVFWTYLWFSQFMLIWYANIPEEVTYFITRIQLYNLPFFGAVVMNFLFPLLILINTDFKRISWVIVMAGIVILLGHYLDFFNMIMPGTVGDRWFIGVPEIASVLFFLGLFIFVVFTALTKAPLLPKRNPFIEESKHFHY, encoded by the coding sequence ATGTATACATTTTCAAGTAAATTAAAAACTTTTTCTATCATCTTAATGGCTTTAGGTCTTTTGGGTATTGGGTATGGTTTTTTAAATGCACCTAAAGATATTCAAGAAGTTGAAAAAATACTAGCTGCTGAGTCTGAGTCACATGGTGGTCACGGAGAGGCGACTCATGCTACTGCTGAGCCTGCTCATGGTGCACACGCTGAAGCTACTCATGATGCTGCTGAGCCAGCACATGATGCACATGCAGAAGGAGGAAAAAAAGAACACGCTCAAGTTAGCGCTGCAGATGAGCATAACAAGCATTTAACGCATGTTTTGCACCAATTGCAAAACAAACCATGGTCAGCATTATACGTTGCAAGTATCTTCTTTTTGTTACTTTCTATGGGAGTTCTTGCATTTTACGCTATTCAACAAGTAGCACAAGCAGGATGGTCTCCAGTATTATTTAGAGTTATGCAAGGTATTACGGCTTATTTGCCTGTTGGTTCTGCAATATTTTTTGTAATCCTAATTCTTTGTGGACTACACTTTAATCATATTTTTGTATGGTTAGGTGAGGGAGTAACTGATCCTACTAGCCCTAATTACGATGCAATTATCGCTAATAAAGCGGGGTATTTAAATTTCCCTTTTTGGATTATTAGAGCTGCTATATTTTTAATAGGATGGAATTTATATAATTATTATTCAAGAAAAAATTGTCTTGCACAAGATGAGGCTAAAGATGATTTATTCTACAAAAAGAATTTCAAATTAACTGCTGGATTCTTAGTATTCTTCATCGTTTCTGAGTCTATCATGTCTTGGGATTGGATTATGTCTATTGATCCACACTGGTACAGTACATTGTTTGGATGGTACGTATTTGCTAGTTTCTTTGTAAGTGGTATCACTACAATTGCATTAGTAACTGTTTACTTGAAATCTAAAGGGTATTTAGAACATGTAAATACAAGTCATATTCATGATCTTGCTAAATTTATGTTCGGTATTAGCGTTTTCTGGACTTATTTATGGTTCTCACAATTCATGTTGATTTGGTATGCTAATATTCCAGAAGAGGTAACTTATTTTATAACTAGAATACAACTTTATAATCTTCCTTTCTTTGGAGCGGTTGTTATGAATTTCCTTTTCCCATTATTGATTTTAATCAATACAGATTTCAAGAGAATCAGTTGGGTTATTGTTATGGCTGGAATTGTAATTTTATTAGGACATTATCTTGATTTCTTTAATATGATTATGCCTGGTACAGTAGGTGATAGATGGTTTATTGGTGTTCCAGAAATTGCATCAGTACTTTTCTTCTTAGGATTGTTTATTTTTGTAGTTTTCACTGCATTAACTAAAGCTCCTTTGTTACCAAAAAGAAATCCATTTATAGAAGAAAGTAAACATTTTCATTATTAA
- a CDS encoding cytochrome c oxidase subunit II has translation MTSLLVIIVLVLLAVALWQLTKIFDLTQVGANSDDSQVASDNDNNIQGYLMFGFLAFIYIFTIYGVFKWGPLVLHTPASEHGSLVDSLMNITWVLIFVVQFITQGLLYYFSFKYKGDKDKKALYFADNNRLEALWSVIPAVVLAGLILYGLYAWNNIMFVDEDEDTIVIELYAQQFKWTARYAGPDNVLGKANVRLIEGVNTLGVDMSDPYSQDDIVVSELHIPKGKKVHFKMRSQDVLHSAYMPHFRAQMNCVPGMVTEFAFTPVYTTAEYRELPYMIEKVAHINSIRSKKSVDLVAKGETALDPYTFDYLLLCNKICGTSHYNMQMKIVVDTPEEYKKWLSDKATLAQDIKAAVAPAPAEGAAGSTDTTKVDTTAKVEAPKVAMK, from the coding sequence ATGACAAGTTTGTTGGTAATTATAGTTTTAGTTTTATTGGCTGTAGCATTATGGCAATTGACCAAGATATTTGATCTTACTCAGGTAGGTGCAAATTCGGACGATTCTCAGGTTGCATCTGATAACGATAATAATATTCAAGGATATTTGATGTTCGGATTTTTAGCGTTCATATATATATTTACGATATATGGAGTGTTTAAATGGGGACCATTAGTATTACATACACCAGCTTCTGAGCATGGTAGTTTGGTTGATAGCCTTATGAATATTACTTGGGTTTTGATTTTCGTAGTTCAATTTATTACTCAAGGTTTACTTTATTATTTTTCTTTTAAATATAAAGGTGATAAAGATAAAAAAGCATTGTACTTTGCAGACAATAATAGATTAGAAGCACTTTGGAGTGTTATCCCAGCTGTAGTTTTGGCAGGATTGATTCTTTACGGATTATATGCTTGGAATAATATTATGTTTGTTGACGAAGATGAAGATACAATCGTTATCGAATTATACGCTCAACAGTTTAAATGGACAGCAAGATATGCTGGACCAGATAACGTTTTAGGAAAAGCTAACGTTAGATTAATTGAAGGAGTAAACACTTTAGGTGTTGATATGTCTGACCCATATTCACAAGATGATATCGTGGTTTCAGAATTACATATTCCAAAAGGAAAGAAAGTACATTTCAAAATGCGTTCTCAAGACGTATTACACTCAGCTTACATGCCTCACTTTAGAGCGCAAATGAACTGTGTTCCTGGAATGGTTACTGAATTTGCTTTTACACCAGTTTATACTACTGCAGAATATAGAGAATTGCCATATATGATCGAGAAAGTTGCTCATATTAATTCAATACGTTCTAAGAAAAGTGTTGACTTAGTTGCAAAAGGAGAAACAGCTTTAGATCCTTATACTTTTGATTATTTGTTACTTTGTAATAAAATTTGTGGTACATCACACTACAACATGCAAATGAAAATTGTAGTTGATACTCCAGAAGAGTATAAAAAATGGTTAAGCGATAAAGCAACATTGGCTCAGGATATTAAGGCAGCAGTAGCTCCAGCTCCAGCAGAAGGTGCAGCAGGAAGTACTGATACTACTAAAGTAGATACTACTGCTAAAGTAGAAGCTCCTAAAGTAGCTATGAAATAA
- a CDS encoding cytochrome c oxidase subunit I: MSAEGHDHGQDHEHEHHHKETFITKYIFSIDHKMIAKQYLLTGIIMGVIGIAMSLLFRMQLAWPEESFKIFNVLLGDKFAPNGVMTNDVYLALVTIHGTIMVFFVLTAGLSGTFSNLLIPLQIGARDMASGFMNMVSYWLFFLSAVIMLCSLFVEAGPASSGWTIYPPLSALPQAIPGSGTGMTLWLVSMAIFIASSLMGSLNYIVTVINLRTKGMSMTRLPLTIWTFFVTAVIGVISFPVLLSAALLLIFDRSFGTSFFLSDIYIAGEVLHYQGGSPVLFEHLFWFLGHPEVYIVILPAMGLVSEIMATNSRKPIFGYRAMIMSVLAIAFLSTIVWGHHMFVSGMNPFLGSVFTFTTLLIAIPSAVKAFNWITTLWKGNLQFNPAMLFSIGMVSTFITGGLTGIILGDSTLDINVHDTYFVIAHFHLVMGISALYGMFAGIYHWFPKMYGRMLNKNLGYIHFWVTAVCAYGVFFPMHFIGLAGLPRRYYTNTSFPLFDDLQNVNVLITVFALVGGAFQLVFLYNFFSSIFYGKKAVQNPWRSTTLEWTTPVEHIHGNWPGEIPHVYRWPYDYSNPNYDVDFVPQNVPMKEGEEVLHH, translated from the coding sequence ATGTCAGCAGAAGGTCACGATCACGGACAAGATCACGAACACGAACACCACCATAAAGAGACATTCATTACTAAATATATCTTTAGTATTGATCACAAAATGATTGCCAAACAATACCTACTTACGGGTATTATTATGGGGGTAATAGGTATTGCAATGTCCTTGCTTTTTAGAATGCAATTAGCATGGCCTGAAGAGTCTTTTAAAATATTTAATGTTTTATTAGGAGATAAATTTGCACCAAACGGTGTTATGACTAATGATGTTTATCTAGCATTGGTAACCATTCACGGTACAATCATGGTATTCTTTGTTTTAACGGCCGGTTTGAGTGGTACGTTTAGTAACTTATTGATTCCACTTCAAATTGGAGCACGAGATATGGCTTCAGGATTCATGAATATGGTATCTTATTGGTTGTTTTTCTTATCAGCAGTAATAATGTTATGTTCTTTATTTGTTGAAGCTGGACCTGCTTCTTCTGGATGGACAATCTATCCACCATTAAGTGCTTTACCACAAGCAATTCCTGGTTCAGGAACAGGTATGACATTATGGTTGGTTTCTATGGCAATCTTTATTGCTTCGTCATTAATGGGATCTTTAAATTATATCGTTACTGTTATTAATTTAAGAACAAAAGGGATGTCTATGACTAGATTACCTTTAACTATATGGACTTTCTTTGTAACAGCTGTTATTGGAGTTATTTCATTCCCAGTATTATTATCAGCAGCATTATTGTTGATTTTTGACAGAAGTTTTGGTACTTCATTCTTCTTATCAGATATTTATATAGCTGGAGAAGTTTTACATTACCAAGGTGGTTCACCAGTTTTATTCGAACACTTATTTTGGTTCTTAGGACACCCTGAGGTATATATTGTAATTTTACCTGCAATGGGACTTGTTTCTGAAATTATGGCTACGAATTCACGTAAACCAATTTTTGGATACAGAGCGATGATTATGTCAGTTTTGGCAATTGCTTTCCTTTCAACAATCGTTTGGGGTCACCATATGTTCGTTTCAGGAATGAATCCATTTTTAGGATCAGTATTTACATTTACAACTTTATTGATTGCAATCCCTTCTGCTGTAAAAGCGTTTAACTGGATTACAACTTTATGGAAAGGTAACTTACAATTTAATCCTGCAATGTTATTTTCTATCGGAATGGTTTCTACTTTCATCACTGGAGGTTTAACAGGAATCATATTAGGAGATAGTACTTTAGATATCAACGTTCACGATACATACTTTGTAATTGCTCACTTTCACTTAGTAATGGGTATCTCTGCACTTTACGGAATGTTTGCTGGTATTTACCACTGGTTCCCTAAAATGTACGGTAGAATGTTAAATAAAAACTTAGGATATATTCACTTTTGGGTAACTGCAGTTTGTGCTTATGGAGTATTCTTCCCAATGCACTTTATTGGATTAGCTGGTTTACCAAGACGTTACTATACTAACACAAGTTTCCCTTTATTTGATGATTTACAAAACGTAAACGTTCTTATAACTGTATTTGCTTTAGTTGGTGGAGCTTTCCAATTAGTGTTCTTGTATAACTTCTTTAGTAGTATTTTCTACGGTAAGAAAGCAGTACAAAATCCATGGAGATCTACAACTTTAGAATGGACTACACCAGTTGAACATATTCACGGTAACTGGCCAGGAGAAATTCCTCACGTTTACCGTTGGCCATATGATTATAGTAATCCAAACTATGATGTAGATTTTGTACCACAAAACGTACCAATGAAAGAAGGAGAAGAAGTTCTTCATCACTAA
- the ruvB gene encoding Holliday junction branch migration DNA helicase RuvB → MNENLDPTTNRYNSEEFDLEKKLRPLSFDDFAGQDQVLENLKVFVAAANQRNEALDHTLFHGPPGLGKTTLANILANELEVGIKITSGPVLDKPGDLAGLLTNLDERDVLFIDEIHRLSPIVEEYLYSAMEDFKIDIMIESGPNARTVQINLNPFTLIGATTRSGLLTAPMRARFGISSRLQYYTTELLTTIVERSATILKMPISLDAAIEIAGRSRGTPRIANALLRRVRDFAQIKGNGTIDLSISQYALKALNVDAHGLDEMDNKILLTIINKFKGGPVGLSTLATAVSESSETIEEVYEPFLIQEGFIMRTPRGREVTDKAYKHLGKINTNIQGGLF, encoded by the coding sequence ATGAATGAGAATTTAGATCCAACAACGAACCGCTATAACTCTGAAGAATTTGATCTTGAGAAAAAATTAAGACCACTTTCGTTTGATGATTTTGCAGGTCAAGATCAGGTTTTAGAAAACCTGAAAGTTTTTGTTGCGGCAGCCAACCAACGTAATGAAGCATTAGATCACACTCTTTTCCATGGACCTCCGGGACTTGGAAAAACTACTTTGGCAAATATACTTGCTAATGAATTAGAGGTAGGTATTAAAATTACATCTGGACCAGTTTTGGACAAGCCAGGAGATTTAGCAGGATTACTAACTAATCTAGACGAGAGAGATGTTTTGTTTATAGACGAAATCCATCGTTTAAGTCCAATCGTTGAAGAATACCTATATTCTGCAATGGAAGATTTTAAGATTGATATCATGATAGAGTCTGGGCCAAATGCAAGAACTGTACAGATTAATTTAAATCCATTTACTCTAATTGGAGCAACAACGCGTTCAGGATTGCTTACGGCGCCAATGCGTGCTCGTTTTGGTATTTCGTCACGATTACAATATTATACTACAGAACTTTTAACTACAATTGTAGAAAGAAGTGCTACCATATTAAAAATGCCAATTTCATTAGACGCAGCAATTGAGATTGCTGGCCGTAGTCGTGGAACACCTCGTATTGCAAATGCGTTATTACGACGTGTCCGAGATTTTGCACAGATCAAAGGAAATGGAACCATTGATTTGAGTATTTCGCAATATGCGTTAAAAGCTTTAAATGTCGATGCACATGGTTTAGACGAAATGGATAATAAAATCCTTCTTACGATAATTAATAAGTTTAAAGGAGGACCAGTTGGCTTGTCTACACTTGCAACGGCAGTTTCCGAAAGTAGCGAAACCATCGAAGAGGTGTATGAGCCATTTTTAATTCAGGAAGGGTTTATTATGAGAACTCCAAGAGGGCGTGAGGTTACCGATAAAGCATATAAACATTTAGGTAAAATAAACACCAATATTCAAGGCGGATTATTTTAA
- the queG gene encoding tRNA epoxyqueuosine(34) reductase QueG has protein sequence MSFPSGLKPFHIKFTLINSKTTYSQFIKSEAKRLGFLSCGISKAGFLEQEAPRLENWLNKNHNGQMAYMENHFDKRLDPTLLVDDAKSVVSLLLNYYPSETQENDSFKISKYAYGQDYHFVIKEKLKELLYSIQEEIGEVTGRVFVDSAPVLDKAWAAKSGLGWIGKNSNLITQKVGSFYFIAELILDLDLEYDYATTDHCGSCTACIDACPTEAIVAPYVVDGSKCISYFTIELKENIPQEMKGKFDDWAFGCDTCQDVCPWNRFSKAHSEPLFNPNPDVMAMSKKEWLEITEETFRVVFKNSPIKRTKFDGLKRNINFLK, from the coding sequence ATGTCGTTTCCATCAGGGCTAAAACCGTTTCATATTAAATTCACGTTGATAAATTCAAAAACTACATATTCGCAATTTATAAAATCCGAAGCCAAAAGACTCGGCTTTTTATCTTGTGGTATCTCAAAGGCAGGTTTTTTGGAGCAAGAAGCTCCGCGATTAGAAAATTGGCTTAATAAAAACCATAATGGGCAAATGGCCTATATGGAAAATCACTTCGATAAAAGATTAGATCCTACTTTATTAGTTGATGATGCTAAAAGTGTAGTGTCACTTTTACTTAATTATTACCCTTCAGAAACTCAAGAAAACGATAGCTTTAAGATATCAAAATATGCTTATGGGCAAGATTATCATTTTGTAATTAAAGAAAAACTTAAAGAATTACTTTATTCTATTCAGGAAGAAATAGGTGAGGTTACTGGACGTGTATTTGTAGATTCTGCACCAGTTTTAGATAAGGCGTGGGCGGCCAAAAGTGGATTAGGTTGGATAGGTAAAAACAGTAATTTAATCACACAAAAAGTAGGTTCCTTTTATTTTATTGCAGAGCTTATTTTAGACTTAGATTTAGAATATGATTATGCTACAACAGATCATTGCGGTTCATGTACAGCTTGTATAGATGCATGTCCGACAGAAGCAATTGTTGCGCCTTATGTTGTTGATGGAAGCAAGTGTATTTCTTATTTTACAATCGAACTCAAAGAGAATATTCCGCAAGAAATGAAAGGTAAGTTTGATGATTGGGCATTTGGTTGTGATACTTGCCAAGATGTTTGTCCATGGAACAGATTCTCCAAAGCGCATTCAGAGCCACTATTTAATCCTAATCCAGATGTTATGGCGATGTCCAAAAAAGAGTGGTTAGAGATTACCGAAGAGACCTTTCGAGTGGTGTTTAAAAATTCACCCATAAAGAGAACAAAATTTGATGGGCTCAAAAGAAATATTAATTTCTTGAAATAG